One window of Dyadobacter sandarakinus genomic DNA carries:
- a CDS encoding response regulator, with translation MNIHVASQITPVEDFRTGVKERSDSIINYILSGYFLLGLFLASFYETWFIAVGVGGILLVAYYSTKLALPESDLYQYVLSTVLGIFMAQFIYQMHGLFEMHFFAFIGSAVLITYQNWKLQIPMMLVVLVHHSVFGYLQNSGLEEIYFTKLDYFDIMTFAMHMLLAAGIFGICGLWSYRFEKYYQKQISQTRRVGELEKEVQLSLERKNNEEIQRRINAELRASNAELDLARQQAEEGNKAKSAFLATMSHEIRTPINGMVGMAALLKQSPLSDEQHMFAETILNCGDTLTSIINDILDFSKIETGKLELENDDLNLRQTLEDVFDVFGVKAAGIGLDLIYEIDERVPLQIVGDDSRLKQVLVNLIGNAVKFTERGEVCVYVYPEKELHDGQLQLRFDVRDTGIGIQEEKLGGLFDAFTQIDSSTTRKYGGSGLGLAISKNLVTLMGGEMSVHSTLMEGSTFSFSIKTVVGTKTLSPYQDYNMGEHWGKKILIVDDNFTNLTILRRQMENWQLVPVLASSGEEALGILADNQGIDLVVTDMQMPLMDGITLARNLRSSGRQIPLILLSSVGEPLKEQERQLFTSVLTKPIRQHILSKHIINALQQHTKIGMEAAQVSRFQTNLAKDFPYEVLVVDDNAINQHVIVRVLQKLGYQPDIANNGREAVEAANSKNYGLVLMDMQMPVMDGVEATRLIRKTVVQQPIIIALTANTLEEDRQQCLNAGMNDYMSKPININEVTSKIKLWYK, from the coding sequence ATGAATATACATGTAGCTTCACAGATCACTCCTGTTGAAGATTTTAGGACAGGTGTAAAGGAAAGATCTGATAGTATCATCAACTACATCTTATCGGGCTATTTCTTACTCGGCTTGTTTTTAGCTTCTTTTTATGAAACCTGGTTTATAGCAGTTGGGGTTGGTGGTATCCTGCTTGTTGCCTATTATTCCACTAAGCTGGCACTGCCCGAATCTGATTTGTACCAGTATGTGCTGAGTACAGTCCTGGGTATTTTCATGGCCCAGTTTATATACCAGATGCACGGACTTTTTGAAATGCACTTTTTTGCCTTCATCGGTAGTGCTGTGCTGATTACTTACCAAAACTGGAAGCTTCAGATACCGATGATGCTGGTCGTGCTGGTACATCATTCCGTTTTTGGCTACCTGCAGAATTCCGGTCTGGAAGAGATTTATTTTACCAAGCTTGACTATTTCGATATAATGACTTTTGCCATGCATATGCTATTGGCAGCAGGCATTTTTGGCATTTGCGGACTCTGGTCATACCGGTTTGAAAAATACTACCAGAAGCAGATATCACAAACCAGGAGAGTAGGCGAACTGGAGAAAGAGGTCCAGCTTTCATTGGAACGAAAGAATAATGAAGAAATTCAGCGCAGGATCAATGCAGAACTTCGTGCATCCAATGCCGAACTTGACTTAGCACGCCAACAAGCTGAGGAGGGAAACAAAGCAAAAAGTGCCTTTCTGGCTACCATGAGCCATGAAATCCGTACGCCCATTAATGGTATGGTGGGCATGGCGGCGCTTCTGAAACAATCGCCGCTTTCTGATGAGCAGCATATGTTTGCCGAAACTATTTTGAACTGCGGCGATACCCTTACCAGTATCATCAATGATATTCTGGACTTCTCTAAAATTGAGACGGGTAAACTGGAACTTGAAAATGATGACCTTAATCTGAGGCAGACCCTCGAAGATGTATTTGATGTATTCGGCGTGAAAGCAGCGGGTATCGGGCTTGATCTCATCTATGAGATTGACGAAAGAGTCCCTTTGCAGATTGTCGGCGATGATTCCCGCCTGAAACAGGTACTCGTTAATTTGATTGGCAATGCGGTCAAATTTACCGAGCGGGGAGAAGTCTGCGTTTATGTTTATCCTGAAAAAGAACTGCATGATGGGCAGCTGCAACTGCGGTTCGATGTACGGGATACGGGCATTGGTATCCAGGAAGAAAAGCTTGGAGGACTGTTTGATGCCTTTACACAGATTGATTCGTCTACCACCCGCAAGTACGGGGGCAGCGGTCTGGGCCTTGCTATTTCAAAAAACCTTGTGACCCTCATGGGGGGAGAAATGAGCGTCCACAGCACCCTTATGGAGGGATCTACTTTTTCTTTTTCGATCAAAACCGTGGTCGGTACCAAAACCCTGTCGCCTTACCAGGATTACAATATGGGGGAACATTGGGGTAAAAAGATTTTGATCGTAGACGATAATTTTACAAACCTGACTATTCTGAGGCGGCAGATGGAGAACTGGCAGCTTGTGCCGGTACTGGCTTCGTCGGGAGAAGAAGCGCTGGGTATTTTAGCAGATAATCAAGGTATTGACCTGGTTGTGACTGATATGCAGATGCCCCTGATGGATGGAATAACCCTGGCCAGAAACCTCCGAAGTTCAGGAAGGCAAATTCCTTTGATTTTACTAAGCTCCGTCGGTGAACCGCTGAAGGAGCAGGAGCGGCAGCTTTTTACTTCGGTACTAACCAAGCCTATCCGCCAGCATATCCTCAGCAAGCATATCATCAATGCATTGCAGCAACACACTAAGATCGGCATGGAAGCCGCGCAGGTCTCCAGGTTCCAGACGAATTTGGCAAAAGATTTTCCATACGAAGTGCTGGTAGTGGATGACAATGCCATTAATCAGCATGTAATTGTAAGGGTGCTGCAAAAGCTCGGTTATCAGCCTGACATTGCAAATAACGGTAGGGAGGCGGTAGAAGCAGCTAATTCAAAGAATTACGGACTTGTTTTAATGGACATGCAAATGCCCGTCATGGATGGAGTGGAGGCCACCAGGCTGATACGTAAAACAGTGGTACAACAACCCATAATCATTGCGTTGACTGCCAATACACTTGAAGAAGATCGGCAGCAATGTCTAAATGCAGGCATGAACGATTACATGAGCAAGCCCATTAATATCAATGAGGTTACCTCCAAAATCAAGCTGTGGTACAAATGA